From one Bradyrhizobium sp. Ash2021 genomic stretch:
- the lpdA gene encoding dihydrolipoyl dehydrogenase — protein sequence MADTSFDIIIIGAGPGGYVTAIRAAQLGFKTAIVEKSYLGGICLNWGCIPTKALLRSAEIFHYMQHAKDYGLSAEKISYDPKAVVQRSRGVSKRLNDGVGFLMKKNKVSIIWGDASIDAPGKVTVKKSDVEAPKGALGEGAYQAKHIIIATGARPRVLPGLEPDQKLVWTYFEAMVPEKMPKSLLVVGSGAIGVEFASFFHTMGSDVTVVEVLPQILPVEDAEIAGLARKRFEKQGIKILSGTKVTKLEKKTDSVVATIDDGKGKPQTVEFERVISAVGVVGNIENLGLEKLGVKTDRGCVVIDGFGKTNVPGIYAIGDVAGPPMLAHKAEHEGVVCVEAIKGLHPHATDKDLIPGCTYCNPQIASVGLTEASAKEGGREIRVGRFPFVGNGKAIALGEDQGLVKVIFDKKTGQLLGAHMIGAEVTELIQGYVVAMNLETTEEELMHTIFPHPTLSEMMKEAVLDAYGRVLNI from the coding sequence ATGGCCGATACATCCTTCGACATCATCATCATCGGCGCCGGTCCGGGCGGCTATGTCACCGCGATCCGGGCGGCGCAGCTCGGCTTCAAGACCGCGATCGTCGAAAAGTCCTACCTCGGCGGCATCTGCCTGAACTGGGGCTGTATCCCGACCAAGGCGCTGTTACGCTCGGCTGAAATCTTCCACTACATGCAGCACGCCAAGGATTACGGGCTCTCGGCCGAGAAGATCTCCTACGATCCGAAGGCCGTGGTGCAGCGCTCGCGCGGGGTGTCAAAGCGCCTCAATGACGGCGTCGGCTTCCTGATGAAGAAGAACAAGGTTTCCATCATCTGGGGCGACGCCTCGATCGACGCGCCCGGCAAGGTCACGGTGAAGAAATCGGACGTTGAGGCGCCGAAGGGGGCGCTCGGCGAGGGCGCCTATCAGGCCAAGCACATCATCATCGCGACCGGCGCGCGGCCACGCGTGTTGCCCGGGCTCGAGCCCGACCAAAAACTGGTCTGGACCTATTTCGAGGCGATGGTGCCGGAGAAGATGCCGAAATCGCTGCTGGTGGTCGGCTCCGGTGCGATCGGCGTCGAATTCGCGTCGTTCTTCCACACCATGGGCTCCGACGTGACCGTGGTCGAGGTGCTGCCGCAGATCCTGCCCGTCGAGGACGCCGAGATCGCCGGCCTCGCGCGCAAGCGTTTCGAGAAGCAGGGCATCAAGATTCTCTCCGGCACCAAAGTCACAAAACTCGAGAAGAAGACCGACAGCGTGGTCGCGACCATCGACGACGGCAAGGGCAAGCCGCAAACGGTCGAGTTCGAGCGGGTGATTTCGGCGGTCGGCGTCGTCGGCAATATCGAAAATCTCGGGCTGGAAAAACTCGGCGTCAAGACCGACCGCGGCTGCGTCGTGATCGACGGTTTTGGCAAGACCAATGTTCCCGGCATCTACGCCATCGGCGACGTCGCCGGTCCCCCGATGCTGGCGCACAAGGCCGAGCATGAAGGCGTGGTCTGCGTCGAAGCCATCAAGGGCCTGCATCCGCATGCCACCGACAAGGACCTCATTCCCGGCTGCACCTATTGCAACCCGCAGATCGCCTCGGTCGGTCTCACCGAAGCCAGCGCCAAGGAAGGCGGCCGCGAAATCCGGGTCGGCCGCTTCCCGTTCGTCGGCAACGGCAAGGCGATCGCGCTCGGCGAGGATCAGGGCCTGGTCAAGGTCATCTTCGACAAGAAGACCGGCCAGTTGCTCGGCGCGCACATGATCGGCGCCGAGGTGACGGAATTGATCCAGGGCTATGTGGTCGCGATGAATCTGGAGACCACGGAAGAAGAGCTGATGCACACCATCTTCCCGCATCCGACGCTGTCGGAGATGATGAAGGAAGCGGTGCTGGACGCCTATGGGCGGGTGTTGAATATTTAG
- a CDS encoding pyruvate dehydrogenase complex dihydrolipoamide acetyltransferase, whose amino-acid sequence MPINILMPALSPTMEKGNLAKWLKKEGDKVKSGDVIAEIETDKATMEVEAVDEGTIAKILVPEGTQDVAVNDVIAVMAGDGEDVKAAGAGAAAPPKAAAAPAPAPAAAPAPMAAAPAPAAPAPAPQAAAPAPQANGHARIFSSPLARRLAREAGIELGRINGSGPHGRIVARDVEDAKSGKGLKAPAAAPAGAPAIAPSMSDKQILALFEPGSYEVIPHDGMRRTIAQRLTASVQTVPHFYLTMDCDIGKLLAAREEINAAAPKDKEKKPLYKLSVNDFVIKAMAVALQRIPNCNVSWTESGMLKHKHSDIGVAVAMPGGLITPIIRKAETKSLSTISGEMKDFAARARARKLKPEEYQGGTTAVSNLGMYGISHFTAVINPPHATILAVGTSEERAVVRGGKVEAAHMMSVTLSCDHRAIDGALGAELIGAFKMLIENPVMMLV is encoded by the coding sequence ATGCCCATCAACATTCTGATGCCCGCGCTGTCGCCCACGATGGAAAAGGGCAACCTTGCCAAGTGGCTCAAGAAAGAGGGCGACAAGGTCAAGTCGGGCGACGTGATCGCCGAAATCGAGACCGACAAGGCGACGATGGAAGTCGAAGCCGTCGACGAGGGAACGATCGCAAAAATCCTGGTGCCGGAAGGTACCCAGGATGTCGCGGTCAACGACGTGATCGCGGTGATGGCCGGCGACGGCGAGGACGTGAAGGCGGCGGGAGCGGGGGCAGCAGCGCCGCCGAAAGCCGCTGCCGCACCGGCGCCCGCACCAGCCGCAGCGCCTGCGCCGATGGCTGCGGCACCTGCACCGGCTGCGCCGGCGCCAGCGCCTCAGGCGGCGGCACCGGCCCCGCAGGCCAACGGCCACGCCCGCATCTTCTCGTCGCCGCTGGCCCGCCGGCTCGCCAGGGAAGCCGGCATCGAGCTCGGCCGCATCAACGGCTCCGGCCCGCATGGCCGCATCGTCGCGCGCGACGTCGAAGACGCCAAATCCGGCAAGGGCCTGAAAGCCCCGGCCGCAGCACCCGCCGGCGCGCCCGCGATCGCGCCGTCAATGTCGGACAAGCAGATTCTCGCGCTGTTCGAACCCGGCTCCTACGAGGTGATCCCGCACGACGGCATGCGGCGCACGATCGCCCAGCGCCTCACCGCGTCGGTGCAGACCGTTCCGCATTTCTATCTGACAATGGACTGCGACATCGGCAAGCTGCTCGCGGCACGCGAGGAGATCAACGCCGCGGCGCCGAAGGACAAGGAAAAGAAGCCGCTCTACAAGCTCTCGGTGAACGATTTCGTCATCAAGGCGATGGCGGTCGCGCTGCAGCGGATTCCCAATTGCAATGTGAGCTGGACCGAAAGCGGCATGCTCAAGCACAAGCATTCCGACATCGGGGTGGCCGTTGCGATGCCGGGCGGCCTGATCACGCCGATCATCCGCAAGGCCGAAACCAAATCGCTGTCGACGATCTCAGGCGAGATGAAGGATTTTGCGGCGCGCGCCCGCGCCCGGAAACTCAAGCCGGAAGAATATCAGGGCGGCACCACGGCGGTGTCCAACCTCGGCATGTATGGCATCAGTCATTTCACCGCTGTCATCAACCCGCCGCACGCGACCATCCTGGCGGTCGGAACCAGCGAGGAACGCGCGGTGGTGCGCGGCGGCAAGGTCGAGGCGGCGCATATGATGAGCGTGACCTTGTCCTGCGATCACCGCGCCATCGACGGCGCGCTCGGCGCCGAATTGATTGGCGCCTTCAAGATGCTGATCGAAAACCCCGTCATGATGCTGGTGTAG
- a CDS encoding pyruvate dehydrogenase complex E1 component subunit beta: MPIQVLMPALSPTMEKGNLAKWLKKEGETIKSGDVIAEIETDKATMEVEATDEGTLGKILIPEGTADVAVNTPIATILADGESAADLGKVSAPPKPAAPPAEAKAEAPPSEEKKAPSAPAAVAEPDAEIPAGTEMVTMTIRDALRDAMAEEMRRDPDVFLMGEEVAEYQGAYKVSQGLLQEFGAKRVIDTPITEHGFAGIGVGAAMSGLKPIVEFMTFNFAMQAIDQIINSAAKTLYMSGGQMGCSIVFRGPNGAASRVAAQHSQDYSAWYSQVPGLKVVAPFSAADYKGLLKAAIRDPNPVIFLENEMLYGHTGEVPKLDDYVVPIGKARIVRSGGHVTIISWSNGMSYALKAADELAKEGIEAEVIDLRTLRPMDTDTIVASVKKTGRAVTVEEGWQQSGVGAEVAARIMEQAFDYLDAPVKRVSGKDVPMPYAANLEKLALPSVAEVVEAAKAVSYR; encoded by the coding sequence ATGCCCATTCAAGTGCTGATGCCTGCGCTGTCGCCCACCATGGAAAAGGGCAACCTTGCCAAGTGGCTGAAGAAGGAAGGCGAGACCATCAAGTCGGGCGATGTCATCGCCGAGATCGAAACCGACAAGGCGACGATGGAAGTCGAGGCGACCGACGAGGGGACGCTCGGCAAGATATTGATCCCCGAAGGCACCGCCGACGTCGCGGTCAACACCCCGATCGCGACCATTTTGGCTGACGGCGAGAGTGCGGCGGACCTCGGCAAGGTCAGCGCGCCGCCGAAGCCGGCCGCGCCGCCTGCTGAAGCAAAAGCCGAAGCTCCCCCGTCAGAAGAAAAGAAAGCGCCATCCGCGCCGGCAGCCGTCGCCGAGCCTGATGCGGAAATTCCCGCTGGCACCGAGATGGTGACGATGACGATCCGCGACGCGCTGCGCGACGCGATGGCCGAGGAGATGCGGCGCGACCCGGACGTGTTCCTGATGGGCGAAGAGGTCGCGGAATATCAGGGCGCCTACAAAGTCAGTCAGGGATTGCTGCAGGAATTCGGCGCGAAACGGGTGATCGATACGCCGATCACCGAGCATGGCTTCGCCGGCATTGGCGTCGGTGCGGCGATGTCGGGCCTGAAGCCGATCGTCGAGTTTATGACCTTCAATTTCGCGATGCAGGCGATCGACCAGATCATCAACTCCGCGGCCAAGACGCTGTACATGTCCGGCGGACAGATGGGCTGTTCGATCGTGTTCCGTGGGCCCAATGGCGCCGCGTCGCGCGTCGCAGCCCAGCACAGCCAGGATTACTCGGCCTGGTACTCGCAGGTTCCGGGCCTCAAGGTGGTCGCGCCGTTCTCGGCCGCCGACTACAAGGGCCTGCTGAAAGCCGCGATCCGCGATCCCAATCCGGTGATCTTCCTCGAGAATGAAATGCTGTACGGCCATACCGGCGAGGTGCCCAAGCTCGACGACTATGTGGTGCCGATCGGCAAGGCCCGGATCGTACGGTCAGGCGGTCACGTGACGATCATCTCGTGGTCGAACGGCATGAGCTACGCGCTGAAAGCCGCCGATGAACTGGCGAAGGAAGGCATCGAGGCCGAAGTGATCGATCTGCGCACGCTGCGTCCGATGGACACCGACACCATCGTGGCCTCGGTCAAGAAGACCGGCCGCGCGGTGACGGTGGAGGAGGGCTGGCAGCAGAGCGGTGTCGGCGCCGAAGTCGCCGCCCGCATCATGGAGCAGGCCTTCGACTATCTGGACGCGCCGGTTAAGCGCGTCTCGGGCAAGGACGTGCCGATGCCCTATGCCGCGAACCTCGAAAAACTCGCATTGCCGTCGGTGGCCGAGGTGGTCGAAGCCGCCAAAGCCGTCTCATATCGGTGA
- a CDS encoding nucleoside deaminase: protein MAIEQYHFDFMAEAIREAEKSIAQGGLPIGAVLTRDNKIIARGHNNRVQEKNVILHGEMSCLRNAGLISFHDTVMYTTLSPCSMCAGAVGLFKLSLLVIGESVTFPGSKDILTQFAIPYIDLEDERSINMMKSWRSVPANERLWQGDIGN from the coding sequence TTGGCAATTGAACAATATCATTTCGACTTTATGGCCGAAGCCATTCGCGAGGCCGAGAAGAGCATCGCGCAAGGGGGGCTGCCGATCGGCGCCGTGCTGACGCGCGACAACAAGATCATCGCGCGCGGGCATAATAACCGGGTGCAGGAGAAGAACGTCATCCTGCACGGCGAGATGTCCTGCCTGCGCAATGCCGGGCTGATTTCGTTTCATGACACCGTCATGTACACCACGCTGTCGCCGTGCTCGATGTGCGCGGGCGCGGTCGGGCTGTTCAAGCTGTCGCTGCTCGTCATCGGCGAGTCCGTGACGTTTCCCGGCAGCAAAGACATCCTGACCCAGTTCGCGATTCCCTATATCGATCTCGAGGACGAGCGGTCGATCAACATGATGAAATCATGGCGGTCGGTTCCGGCCAACGAGCGGCTGTGGCAAGGCGATATCGGCAATTGA
- a CDS encoding tripartite tricarboxylate transporter substrate-binding protein, producing the protein MRRAIWATLVAMLALGGAAAAENYPSHPITVIVPFSAGGPSDAMMRILAERMKLKLGETILIENVTGAGGSLGVGRTVRSAPDGYTIGFGHLGTNVANGAIYKLGYDLVADLEPVVLLPSNPMIIVSKNAVPAKSLKELLAWLKSRPVPAAAGTAGAGSGSHIAGLYFENVTGIKLQYVPYRGTGPALNDLVAGQIDIIVDQLSNSINQVHAGTIRGYAVTDSRRAEQAADIPTVDEAGLPGFHMTLWSGLWVPKGTPKEIVAKLNAAAVEALSDPAVRKQLENLGLQMTPLDQLSPEALGNWQKAEIAKWWPVIKAANVKVE; encoded by the coding sequence ATGCGAAGGGCGATTTGGGCCACACTGGTCGCGATGTTGGCGTTGGGCGGCGCCGCGGCCGCGGAGAATTATCCGTCGCATCCGATCACCGTCATCGTGCCGTTCTCGGCGGGTGGTCCATCCGATGCCATGATGCGGATCCTGGCCGAACGCATGAAGCTCAAGCTCGGCGAGACGATCCTGATCGAGAACGTGACCGGGGCGGGCGGCTCGCTCGGCGTCGGCCGCACCGTGCGTTCGGCCCCCGACGGTTACACCATCGGTTTCGGCCATCTCGGCACCAACGTCGCCAATGGCGCGATCTACAAGCTCGGCTACGACCTCGTGGCCGATCTGGAGCCGGTGGTGCTGTTGCCGAGCAATCCCATGATCATCGTCAGCAAGAATGCGGTGCCTGCGAAATCGCTGAAGGAGCTTTTGGCATGGCTGAAGTCGCGTCCGGTTCCGGCGGCCGCCGGCACGGCCGGCGCGGGTTCGGGCAGTCATATCGCCGGGCTGTATTTTGAGAACGTAACCGGCATCAAGCTGCAATATGTGCCGTATCGCGGCACGGGTCCGGCGCTGAACGACCTCGTCGCCGGCCAGATCGATATCATTGTCGATCAGCTGTCCAACTCCATCAACCAGGTGCACGCCGGTACCATCCGCGGTTACGCTGTCACCGACTCCAGGCGAGCAGAGCAGGCCGCGGACATTCCGACCGTGGACGAGGCAGGCTTGCCGGGTTTCCACATGACGCTGTGGTCGGGGCTGTGGGTGCCGAAGGGCACGCCGAAAGAGATCGTGGCAAAACTCAATGCGGCGGCGGTCGAGGCGCTGAGCGACCCGGCGGTGCGCAAGCAGCTCGAAAATTTGGGCTTGCAGATGACGCCGCTCGATCAGCTGTCGCCGGAGGCGCTGGGCAATTGGCAGAAGG
- a CDS encoding threonine synthase — protein MKDNDNLRIERPTFVTHLECAMEGDHYPADQIHNLSKAGKPLLVRYDLAGVKKALTKDALAQRPADMWRYREMLPVRKVADIVSLGEVTTPLIRLPKLSKKLGGGEIIVKDEGRLPTGSFKARGLVMAVSMGKALGIRHMAMPTNGNAGAALAAYATSCGIKTTIFCPADTPEVNVSEIELQGATVYRVNGLIDDCGKIVGEGKAKAGWFDTSTLKEPYRIEGKKTMGLELTEQLGWEVPDVIFYPTGGGTGLIGMWKAFAELEAIGFIGAKRPRMVAVQASGCAPMVRAFEAGTEHAPRWEDAHTIASGIRVPQAVGDFLILRAVRESKGFAIAVDDEKISAALNEVAREEGLLLCPEGAATYAAYQQSLADGRVTKNDRVMLFNCATGLKYPLPPVTRTLDRFQPIDYANL, from the coding sequence GTGAAAGACAATGACAATCTCCGAATCGAACGCCCAACGTTCGTGACCCATCTCGAATGCGCGATGGAAGGCGATCACTATCCCGCCGACCAGATCCATAACCTCTCCAAGGCCGGCAAGCCGCTGTTGGTGCGCTACGATCTCGCCGGTGTGAAGAAGGCGCTGACCAAGGACGCGCTGGCGCAGCGCCCGGCCGACATGTGGCGCTACCGCGAGATGCTGCCGGTGCGCAAAGTCGCCGACATCGTCAGCTTGGGCGAAGTGACGACGCCGCTGATCCGGCTGCCGAAACTGTCGAAGAAGCTTGGCGGCGGCGAGATCATCGTGAAGGATGAAGGCCGGCTGCCGACCGGCTCGTTCAAGGCGCGCGGCCTCGTGATGGCGGTGTCGATGGGCAAGGCGCTCGGCATCAGGCACATGGCGATGCCGACCAACGGCAATGCGGGTGCAGCACTTGCGGCCTATGCGACCTCCTGCGGCATCAAGACCACGATCTTCTGCCCGGCCGATACCCCGGAAGTGAATGTCAGCGAGATCGAGCTGCAGGGCGCTACCGTCTATCGCGTCAACGGGCTGATCGACGATTGCGGCAAGATCGTTGGCGAGGGCAAGGCGAAGGCCGGCTGGTTCGATACCTCAACCCTGAAGGAGCCGTACCGGATCGAGGGCAAGAAGACGATGGGCCTGGAACTGACCGAACAGCTCGGCTGGGAAGTGCCCGATGTGATCTTCTATCCGACCGGCGGCGGCACCGGCCTGATCGGGATGTGGAAGGCGTTCGCCGAACTCGAGGCCATCGGCTTCATCGGCGCCAAGCGCCCGCGCATGGTCGCGGTGCAGGCCTCCGGCTGCGCGCCGATGGTGCGCGCTTTTGAAGCAGGCACCGAGCACGCGCCGCGCTGGGAAGATGCCCACACTATCGCGTCCGGCATTCGCGTGCCGCAGGCGGTCGGAGATTTTCTGATCCTGCGCGCGGTCCGCGAGAGCAAGGGTTTTGCGATTGCGGTCGACGACGAGAAGATTTCTGCTGCGCTCAACGAAGTCGCGCGCGAGGAGGGCCTGCTGCTGTGTCCGGAAGGCGCTGCGACCTACGCCGCCTACCAGCAGAGCCTCGCCGACGGCCGGGTGACGAAAAATGATCGCGTGATGCTGTTCAATTGCGCGACAGGGCTTAAGTATCCGTTGCCGCCGGTCACGCGCACGCTCGATCGTTTCCAGCCGATCGACTACGCGAATTTGTAA
- a CDS encoding DUF5076 domain-containing protein, which produces MAKEQPLPPDVMGRDDAIEVLRAFVVDGGLSIAFTRAFEEPDMWGLLLVDIARHAARAYARESGYTEDEALTRIVDMFEAEIARPTDLGDTALRSQQGH; this is translated from the coding sequence ATGGCGAAGGAGCAGCCATTACCGCCCGACGTCATGGGCCGCGATGATGCCATCGAGGTGCTGCGCGCATTCGTGGTCGATGGCGGGCTGTCGATCGCCTTCACCCGCGCGTTCGAGGAGCCGGACATGTGGGGCCTGCTGCTGGTCGACATCGCCCGCCATGCCGCGCGCGCCTATGCCCGCGAAAGTGGCTACACCGAGGACGAGGCGCTGACACGCATCGTCGACATGTTCGAAGCCGAAATCGCGCGACCGACCGATTTGGGCGATACCGCGCTCCGCTCGCAGCAGGGTCACTGA